The Pseudarthrobacter sp. NS4 genome includes a window with the following:
- a CDS encoding alpha/beta hydrolase, with translation MVQRHRYNYGDDPSQWGELFLPELSDGGTHRGVVVVIHGGYWRPQYGAGLGEPLAADLAAHGMAAWNLEYRRAGNGGGWPATFKDILAGIDKLGELADRHSLDLRWVVALGHSAGGHLAVWAAGRERLGGLGLEAEHREVGPGSDGLRLTGVVSQSGVLNLAEAERLNLSNGAVANLLGGPSSDFPGRHRYADPIAILPLDIPVYAVHALEDDDVPLAMSGTYVDAGQSGPLPARLVTVPGGHFALIDPGAPAYAKCRELVQELLSLPGDPNRPGPAR, from the coding sequence ATGGTTCAGCGGCATAGGTATAACTACGGCGATGACCCCAGCCAATGGGGGGAGCTGTTCCTCCCGGAACTGTCCGACGGCGGCACGCACCGCGGCGTGGTGGTGGTGATCCACGGCGGCTACTGGCGCCCGCAATATGGGGCCGGGCTAGGGGAACCGCTCGCCGCGGACCTCGCCGCGCATGGGATGGCGGCATGGAACCTGGAGTACCGCCGGGCGGGAAACGGCGGTGGCTGGCCGGCCACCTTCAAGGACATCCTGGCCGGCATCGACAAGCTGGGCGAGCTGGCGGACCGGCACTCGCTGGACCTGCGATGGGTGGTGGCCCTGGGCCATTCAGCGGGTGGTCATCTGGCGGTGTGGGCCGCCGGCCGGGAACGGCTGGGCGGCCTGGGACTGGAGGCCGAACACCGCGAGGTAGGGCCCGGTTCCGATGGCCTCCGCCTGACTGGGGTGGTGAGCCAGTCGGGCGTGCTCAACCTGGCCGAGGCCGAAAGACTCAACCTCAGCAACGGTGCCGTGGCCAACCTACTGGGCGGGCCGTCGTCGGACTTTCCGGGGCGGCACCGGTACGCGGACCCCATCGCCATACTGCCACTGGATATCCCCGTCTACGCCGTCCATGCCCTGGAGGATGACGACGTACCGCTTGCCATGTCGGGTACGTATGTGGACGCGGGCCAATCCGGGCCGTTGCCTGCGCGGCTGGTCACGGTGCCCGGCGGCCACTTTGCGCTGATTGACCCCGGTGCGCCCGCCTACGCAAAGTGCCGGGAGCTGGTGCAGGAGCTGCTGAGTTTGCCCGGCGACCCTAATCGTCCTGGCCCAGCCCGGTAA
- a CDS encoding extracellular solute-binding protein, producing MPTRRLTVAAAGLTVLASALTGCGIIGGQPADLQIYSARHYDLEGAFGQFTDETGITVEFITGDDAELLERLKAEGEDSPADVFMTVDAGNLWNAARQDELAAVDSPVLNEAVPQDLRDPQGRWYGLAMRARTVTYNPGNVDPAEFDPADTYAGLADPKWKGRLCMRDATSSYTQSLVASLIDLHGREKALEIAKGWVANDVQIMSNDVLLLEAIDAGTCDVGINNHYYLARTLEEKPDFKVDLFWASQEGSGTHVNISGAAVVEGSDNAGDAQQLIEWLATKGQNSFVDANHEFPVNPAVKPEPVIAGFGEFKRMPLNAEAYGDLNAEAVDLLAEAGYK from the coding sequence GTGCCCACTCGACGTTTGACCGTTGCCGCCGCAGGCCTGACAGTACTGGCGTCAGCCCTGACCGGTTGCGGCATCATCGGCGGACAGCCTGCCGACCTGCAGATTTACTCCGCCCGCCACTATGACCTGGAAGGCGCCTTCGGGCAGTTCACGGACGAAACGGGCATCACCGTTGAGTTCATAACAGGTGATGACGCCGAGCTTCTTGAGCGGCTCAAGGCGGAGGGGGAAGACAGCCCGGCGGACGTATTCATGACCGTGGATGCCGGAAACCTGTGGAACGCCGCGCGCCAGGACGAACTTGCCGCCGTCGACTCCCCGGTCCTCAATGAAGCGGTACCGCAGGACCTTCGCGACCCGCAGGGCCGCTGGTACGGCCTGGCCATGCGGGCCCGCACGGTTACCTACAACCCCGGAAATGTGGATCCCGCTGAGTTTGACCCGGCAGACACGTACGCGGGCCTGGCCGACCCGAAGTGGAAGGGCCGGCTGTGCATGCGCGATGCCACCTCTTCCTACACCCAGTCGCTTGTGGCGAGCCTGATCGACCTGCACGGCCGGGAGAAAGCCCTGGAAATCGCCAAGGGGTGGGTGGCCAACGACGTGCAGATCATGAGCAACGACGTCCTGCTGCTTGAGGCCATAGATGCGGGAACCTGCGACGTCGGGATCAACAACCACTACTACCTTGCCCGCACGCTGGAGGAAAAGCCGGACTTCAAGGTAGACCTCTTCTGGGCAAGCCAGGAGGGCTCAGGGACGCATGTCAACATCTCCGGGGCCGCCGTGGTGGAGGGCTCGGACAATGCCGGGGACGCACAGCAGCTGATCGAATGGCTCGCGACCAAGGGGCAGAACTCCTTTGTGGACGCCAACCACGAGTTCCCGGTCAATCCCGCAGTGAAGCCCGAGCCGGTCATTGCGGGTTTCGGCGAGTTCAAGCGGATGCCACTGAACGCTGAAGCCTACGGCGACCTCAACGCCGAGGCCGTCGACCTGCTCGCCGAGGCCGGATACAAGTGA
- a CDS encoding AMP-binding protein: MTAQPYLAGAAFTDLARHGDRPAVFTADGVLSYRELALRVDDVATRLGTERRLVALAARNDLDSLVGYLAALSAGHALLLAPADKPEALASLMGAYDPDVLLLPGDGDGRPALEERRFGSRHELHPELALLLSTSGSTGSPKLVRLSHANLSANAEAIAEYLRIGPDDRAVTTLPLHYCYGLSVVNSHLVRGAGLVLTDLSVVDPCFWDLFRERRATSFAAVPYTFDLLERVGFAEADLPHLRYVTQAGGRLAPEKVRSWAEAGQRRGWDLFVMYGATEATARMAYLPPDLAAEYAETIGVPVPGGTFRIEPVDGLADGELVYSGPNVMLGYAEHPADLALGREVHELRTGDLARLHPNGLYEVVGRRSRFVKIVGLRVDLGQVERIFADMGITAAAAGSDDGLVVAVEGDHDAGTLAKILAGSVGLPRAAVVIHPVEALPRLATGKVDYPAVLGLAAADFTAPGAAAPGVAAAGSGEATAAKAEGPEDIQRIFAEALECSHVRDDDTFVSLDGDSLSYVAVSVRLERVLGQLPPDWHLIPVQELERRRKPARRRLVSFLETSIVVRAAATVCIVATHVELFMFQTAHLLFVVAGYNFARFQLADERVPRLRRQLRGVARIVLPSMAFIALAYLLTDRYTIANIFLLNAIVGPEEVTTQWHFWFVELLVYILLALAALMAVPRVDRWERRAPFAFALGLVAIALLSRYDIVDPGLPKPPPVFWLFALGWALARARTNVHRLTVSAITLLTLPGFFGSTVRDVTVAAGILLLVWVPALPVPAILRRVTGWLAAASLYIYLTHWLVYPVLLPLNPVLAVVGSLVVGVGYWALCLWLPAAVAGFRARRRNARITAETVMEQPRRR; this comes from the coding sequence TTGACCGCGCAGCCTTACCTCGCCGGGGCAGCTTTTACCGACCTTGCGCGCCACGGTGACCGGCCGGCAGTTTTCACCGCGGACGGGGTCCTCTCGTATCGGGAGCTTGCCCTCCGGGTCGATGACGTCGCCACCCGCCTGGGTACAGAGCGCCGGCTGGTGGCGCTGGCAGCACGCAACGACCTGGACTCGCTCGTTGGGTATCTCGCGGCCCTGTCGGCGGGCCATGCCCTTTTGCTGGCCCCGGCGGACAAACCCGAGGCGCTGGCGTCCCTTATGGGCGCATATGATCCGGACGTATTGCTGCTCCCGGGCGACGGCGACGGCAGGCCGGCGCTTGAGGAGCGGCGTTTCGGTTCCCGGCACGAGCTGCACCCTGAACTGGCGCTGCTGCTGAGCACCTCGGGTTCGACGGGCTCCCCGAAACTGGTGCGGCTCTCGCACGCCAACCTCTCCGCGAATGCCGAGGCGATCGCGGAGTACCTGCGGATAGGACCCGACGACCGTGCCGTGACCACGCTGCCCCTGCATTACTGCTACGGACTGTCAGTGGTTAACAGCCACCTGGTACGCGGGGCAGGGCTTGTTCTCACGGACCTTTCGGTTGTGGATCCCTGCTTCTGGGATCTCTTCCGGGAACGGCGGGCCACCTCCTTCGCCGCCGTTCCCTACACTTTCGACCTTCTGGAACGGGTGGGTTTCGCGGAGGCGGACCTGCCGCACCTGCGCTATGTCACCCAGGCCGGCGGGCGCCTGGCGCCGGAAAAGGTGCGCTCCTGGGCAGAGGCCGGGCAGCGCCGCGGCTGGGACCTCTTCGTCATGTATGGGGCAACGGAGGCAACTGCCCGCATGGCCTACCTGCCACCGGACCTGGCAGCGGAGTACGCCGAGACCATCGGCGTCCCCGTGCCGGGCGGCACGTTCCGCATCGAACCAGTGGACGGGCTGGCGGATGGGGAACTGGTCTACAGCGGCCCCAACGTCATGCTCGGCTACGCTGAGCACCCCGCGGACCTCGCGCTGGGCCGGGAAGTCCACGAACTGCGCACCGGAGACCTCGCCCGCCTGCACCCGAACGGGCTCTACGAGGTAGTGGGCCGGCGAAGCAGGTTCGTGAAAATCGTGGGTCTGCGCGTGGACCTTGGGCAGGTGGAGCGGATTTTCGCTGACATGGGAATCACTGCGGCGGCCGCCGGTTCCGATGACGGCCTTGTGGTCGCTGTTGAAGGCGACCACGACGCCGGAACACTCGCCAAAATCCTGGCCGGCAGCGTTGGCTTGCCCCGCGCCGCCGTCGTGATCCATCCTGTCGAGGCCCTGCCGCGCCTGGCTACCGGGAAGGTGGATTACCCGGCGGTCCTCGGGCTGGCCGCCGCAGATTTCACTGCTCCCGGTGCTGCCGCTCCCGGTGTTGCCGCTGCCGGCTCCGGCGAGGCCACCGCGGCGAAAGCCGAGGGCCCGGAAGACATCCAGCGCATTTTCGCAGAGGCCCTGGAATGTTCCCACGTGCGTGACGATGACACGTTCGTCTCCCTGGACGGGGATTCGCTGTCCTATGTGGCGGTGTCTGTGCGGCTGGAGCGCGTCCTGGGACAGCTGCCGCCGGACTGGCACCTCATTCCGGTGCAGGAGCTGGAACGCCGCCGGAAGCCGGCGCGGCGCCGCTTGGTGTCATTCCTGGAGACCTCGATCGTGGTCCGGGCCGCCGCCACCGTGTGCATTGTGGCCACGCATGTGGAGCTGTTCATGTTCCAGACCGCCCACCTGCTGTTCGTGGTGGCCGGGTACAACTTCGCCCGGTTCCAGTTGGCTGATGAACGGGTTCCCCGGCTGCGCCGGCAGCTCCGCGGTGTTGCGCGCATCGTGTTGCCTTCCATGGCGTTCATCGCCCTGGCATACCTGCTGACAGACCGCTACACCATCGCCAACATCTTCCTGCTCAACGCCATCGTGGGCCCGGAGGAGGTGACCACCCAGTGGCACTTCTGGTTTGTGGAACTGCTGGTGTACATCCTGCTTGCCCTGGCGGCGCTGATGGCCGTGCCCCGGGTTGACCGGTGGGAGCGGCGCGCGCCTTTCGCCTTCGCGCTGGGCCTGGTGGCCATTGCCCTGCTGAGCCGCTACGACATCGTGGACCCCGGCCTGCCGAAACCCCCGCCGGTGTTCTGGCTTTTCGCGCTTGGCTGGGCGCTTGCCCGGGCCCGCACGAATGTCCACCGGTTGACCGTCTCCGCCATCACCCTGCTGACCCTGCCGGGTTTCTTCGGCAGCACCGTCCGCGATGTCACGGTGGCCGCGGGCATCCTGCTGCTGGTGTGGGTGCCGGCACTGCCGGTGCCCGCGATCCTGCGCCGGGTAACCGGCTGGCTGGCCGCAGCTTCGCTTTACATTTACCTCACCCACTGGCTGGTCTACCCGGTGCTGCTCCCGCTCAACCCGGTCCTGGCCGTGGTGGGTTCGCTCGTGGTGGGGGTCGGGTACTGGGCCCTGTGCCTTTGGCTGCCTGCTGCAGTCGCTGGCTTCCGGGCCAGGCGGCGCAATGCACGAATCACCGCCGAAACAGTAATGGAACAGCCGCGGCGAAGGTGA
- a CDS encoding ribokinase, which produces MKAGTSGTTGRIVVVGSLNADLTIYCERLPRPGETVHGNGFAVNPGGKSANQAVAAGRLGGHVSLVGAVGEDANGDMLLASVAGAGVDVGHVRASNEPTGVAVIAVDANGENNIIISAGANGTLSPTDVAEAADVLDNAAVVSLCLEVAMETVVAAAQAGHGAIATVLLNLSPYAEIPPALANLTDVLLVNAHEAALFLGDGASVPGADAPAADWDAVRQRFAERDIRQVLVTLGPQGSVVLDSLVGPDGRVIFVEPTKVYAVDTTGAGDAFTGAVAVRLAAGDALADAAAFASVAAALATTRKGTQTAYPEAADVERRLRGSHRS; this is translated from the coding sequence ATGAAGGCCGGAACAAGCGGCACCACCGGCCGGATCGTCGTCGTCGGCTCCCTCAACGCGGACCTGACCATCTACTGCGAGCGGCTCCCGCGCCCCGGTGAGACGGTCCACGGCAACGGGTTCGCCGTCAATCCGGGCGGCAAGAGCGCCAACCAGGCGGTCGCCGCAGGCCGGCTGGGCGGCCACGTCAGCCTGGTGGGTGCCGTGGGGGAGGACGCCAACGGCGACATGCTCCTCGCCTCGGTTGCCGGGGCCGGGGTGGACGTGGGGCATGTCCGGGCTTCCAACGAACCCACCGGTGTCGCCGTGATCGCAGTGGATGCCAACGGTGAGAACAACATCATCATCTCGGCCGGCGCCAACGGCACCTTGTCCCCGACCGACGTGGCCGAGGCAGCCGATGTCCTGGACAACGCCGCCGTCGTCAGCCTCTGCCTGGAAGTCGCCATGGAAACGGTGGTGGCGGCAGCACAGGCAGGGCACGGCGCCATCGCAACGGTTCTGCTGAACCTCTCGCCTTACGCGGAGATCCCCCCAGCCCTGGCCAACCTGACCGACGTCCTGCTGGTGAACGCCCACGAGGCCGCGCTGTTCCTGGGCGACGGGGCGTCTGTGCCGGGTGCCGATGCGCCCGCCGCCGACTGGGATGCGGTGCGGCAGCGCTTCGCTGAACGGGACATCCGGCAGGTCCTGGTGACGCTGGGCCCGCAGGGCTCCGTGGTGCTGGATTCGCTTGTCGGACCGGACGGCCGGGTCATCTTTGTCGAACCGACGAAGGTGTACGCCGTGGACACCACCGGGGCCGGAGATGCCTTTACCGGAGCGGTTGCCGTACGCCTGGCTGCAGGGGACGCGCTCGCCGATGCTGCTGCCTTCGCTTCGGTTGCGGCTGCCCTGGCAACCACCCGGAAAGGGACGCAAACGGCGTATCCCGAAGCGGCCGACGTCGAACGGCGCCTGCGGGGAAGTCACCGCAGTTAA
- a CDS encoding GYD domain-containing protein, whose protein sequence is MPLYLSRFSYTPETWGRLIKSPEDRRKAAQAYIESVGGKLHGFWYAFGSHDGYTLWEAPNNVSMAAVALAISGGGALSALETTVLMSVEETMEALQKAQQIKYQPPGT, encoded by the coding sequence ATGCCGCTCTACCTGTCAAGGTTCAGCTACACACCGGAGACCTGGGGCAGGCTGATCAAAAGCCCCGAAGACCGGCGAAAGGCCGCGCAGGCCTACATCGAATCGGTGGGCGGGAAGCTGCATGGATTCTGGTATGCATTCGGCAGCCACGACGGCTACACCCTGTGGGAAGCCCCAAACAACGTGTCCATGGCTGCGGTGGCACTTGCGATCAGCGGGGGCGGGGCGCTGAGCGCACTGGAAACCACAGTGCTGATGAGCGTCGAGGAAACGATGGAAGCCCTGCAAAAAGCCCAACAGATCAAATACCAGCCGCCGGGCACCTGA
- a CDS encoding carbohydrate kinase family protein — MLTVIGEGLVDVVQRASGIEAHVGGSPLNVAVGLARLDHPVQFIGRYGRDAYGDSVAAHLRASSVMLPLGPDELPTSVATALIDDDGAATYTFDLTWELPGIADRLAFMLQGTTLLHTGSIATMLAPGATDVLAAVEYAHPRATISFDPNCRPSIIRDVDYARRHAEKFVSLADVVKASDEDLAWLYPDMDVLDAARRWLSLSGAEGPAMVVVTRGADGPWGVTRVGEAQVDAPKVDVADTVGAGDSFMAALLSGLVDRGLDGAQNRKDLRELPAEGLGELLAHAARAAAVTVSRPGANPPTRAELNGASGE, encoded by the coding sequence ATGCTCACTGTTATTGGCGAGGGCCTCGTCGACGTTGTCCAGCGCGCTTCCGGAATTGAAGCTCACGTGGGCGGCAGTCCCCTGAACGTTGCGGTGGGCCTGGCCCGCCTCGACCACCCCGTGCAGTTCATCGGCCGCTACGGCCGGGACGCCTACGGTGATTCAGTGGCGGCGCACCTGCGCGCCAGTTCGGTCATGCTGCCGCTGGGCCCCGACGAACTGCCCACCAGCGTGGCCACCGCTTTGATTGACGACGACGGCGCTGCCACCTACACGTTCGACCTCACCTGGGAGCTCCCCGGCATCGCCGACCGGCTCGCCTTTATGCTGCAGGGCACCACCCTGCTGCATACCGGATCGATCGCCACGATGCTGGCACCGGGCGCCACGGACGTACTGGCCGCCGTCGAATATGCGCACCCGCGTGCCACCATCAGCTTCGACCCCAACTGCCGGCCCAGCATCATTAGGGATGTGGACTATGCGCGGCGTCATGCTGAGAAGTTTGTATCCCTGGCGGACGTGGTGAAGGCTTCGGATGAGGACCTGGCCTGGCTGTATCCGGACATGGACGTGCTGGACGCCGCCCGCCGCTGGCTGTCCCTTAGCGGCGCGGAGGGCCCGGCCATGGTGGTGGTCACGCGTGGAGCAGACGGGCCGTGGGGAGTGACCCGGGTGGGCGAGGCACAGGTGGACGCGCCGAAGGTTGATGTGGCAGACACGGTGGGGGCCGGCGATTCGTTTATGGCCGCACTGCTGTCTGGCCTGGTGGACCGCGGGCTGGACGGTGCGCAGAACCGCAAGGACCTGCGGGAGCTTCCCGCGGAGGGGCTGGGCGAACTCCTGGCCCACGCTGCGCGGGCGGCGGCAGTTACTGTTTCGCGGCCTGGCGCCAACCCGCCCACACGTGCCGAGCTGAACGGGGCATCGGGGGAGTGA
- a CDS encoding cyclodeaminase/cyclohydrolase family protein: protein MDTSEAITTQGSTVEEWTSALAESTGSPGGGAGAGLMLAVAASLTSMVAGYSEPKEHGRADVDGIRERAQALRQESLRLADEDSTASQAFGAAFRLDPGPEREEAIHNASLDAAKSSAVLGERAREAIDDLAWLADNGNPALIADVVVAFGALRAAVAGARTNVSFDLASLRSAGATLEQIREQHQDLWSSVEHLTAALDRIDGLTARIDHRAAPTDSV, encoded by the coding sequence ATGGATACATCTGAAGCGATAACTACCCAGGGCTCAACTGTCGAGGAATGGACCAGTGCGCTGGCGGAGTCCACGGGCTCGCCGGGCGGCGGAGCGGGGGCCGGACTCATGCTTGCCGTCGCCGCCTCACTGACATCGATGGTTGCCGGCTACAGCGAGCCGAAAGAGCATGGACGCGCCGACGTCGACGGCATCCGGGAGCGGGCACAAGCGCTGCGGCAGGAGTCCCTCCGGCTGGCCGATGAAGACTCGACGGCGTCCCAGGCCTTCGGTGCCGCGTTCCGCCTGGACCCGGGCCCGGAACGGGAGGAAGCCATCCACAACGCGTCCCTGGACGCCGCCAAATCATCAGCCGTGCTCGGCGAGCGCGCCAGGGAAGCCATCGATGACCTGGCCTGGCTGGCGGACAACGGCAACCCTGCGCTCATCGCCGATGTCGTCGTCGCGTTCGGCGCCCTGCGGGCGGCGGTGGCCGGGGCGCGGACCAACGTCAGTTTCGACCTGGCGTCCCTGCGGTCCGCGGGTGCCACCCTGGAGCAGATCCGGGAACAGCACCAGGACCTGTGGTCTTCGGTGGAACACCTCACCGCCGCGCTTGACCGGATCGACGGACTGACCGCCCGGATTGACCACCGTGCGGCCCCCACCGACAGCGTCTGA
- a CDS encoding ABC transporter ATP-binding protein, producing the protein MSLRASIRRASAPGTSDTGVPPAALVFEDVSKHYGPAIGVDTLELSVPAGELVTLIGPSGCGKSTTLRLAAGLERPDRGIIRVAGDVVADGRRFVDPERRRVGLVFQDYALFPHMTVAQNVEFGLDRLTRAERRARTGDVLDLVRLAHLANRYPHELSGGEQQRVAVARALAPRPAVVLLDEPFSGLDESLRAQVRRDTVATLQEAGTTGVLVTHDQTEALSVGTRVVVMRGGVIEQADTPEKVFEQPATRFVASFMGDADFLPARVHRALLTCEIGVVSTVPGWANSEADVDVVLRPHEVALQPDPESPARVSAVEYHGAFVLHYVRLASGRTVRSWQPHSVRHPIGTAVAVSVAAGTTPTLLLGDHAITSPPPGSSLKYRLPPPIQ; encoded by the coding sequence ATGAGCCTACGGGCGAGCATACGGAGGGCCAGCGCTCCGGGCACCTCCGACACCGGGGTTCCTCCCGCTGCCCTGGTATTTGAAGATGTCAGCAAGCACTACGGGCCGGCCATTGGGGTGGACACGCTGGAGCTGTCAGTTCCGGCCGGTGAGTTGGTGACCCTGATCGGGCCTTCGGGTTGCGGGAAGTCGACTACGCTGCGCCTCGCCGCAGGCCTGGAACGGCCGGACAGGGGCATCATCCGGGTTGCCGGGGACGTCGTGGCGGATGGACGCCGCTTCGTGGATCCCGAACGGCGCCGGGTGGGGCTGGTGTTCCAGGACTACGCGCTGTTCCCGCACATGACGGTGGCGCAGAACGTCGAGTTCGGCCTGGACCGACTGACCCGCGCTGAGCGCCGGGCGCGGACCGGTGACGTACTCGACCTGGTGCGGCTGGCCCATCTGGCCAACCGATACCCGCACGAACTTTCCGGCGGCGAGCAGCAGCGCGTGGCCGTGGCCCGCGCCCTGGCGCCGCGGCCTGCCGTGGTGCTTCTCGACGAACCGTTCTCGGGCCTGGACGAGTCCCTGCGCGCCCAGGTGCGCCGGGACACGGTGGCGACTCTGCAGGAAGCCGGTACCACCGGAGTGCTCGTTACCCACGACCAGACCGAGGCTCTTTCCGTGGGCACCCGGGTAGTGGTCATGCGCGGCGGCGTCATCGAACAGGCGGACACTCCGGAGAAGGTCTTCGAACAGCCGGCCACCCGTTTCGTGGCCTCATTCATGGGTGACGCCGACTTCCTCCCGGCCCGTGTGCACCGCGCCCTGCTGACCTGCGAGATCGGGGTTGTCTCAACAGTCCCGGGCTGGGCCAACAGCGAAGCGGATGTTGATGTAGTGCTGCGGCCCCACGAGGTGGCACTGCAGCCGGACCCTGAGTCTCCTGCACGGGTGTCTGCTGTCGAGTATCACGGGGCGTTCGTGCTTCACTACGTCAGGCTGGCCTCGGGACGGACTGTCCGCTCCTGGCAGCCGCACAGCGTACGTCACCCCATCGGCACTGCGGTTGCCGTCTCGGTTGCGGCAGGCACCACGCCCACGCTTCTGCTGGGCGACCATGCCATCACGTCACCACCTCCGGGCAGCTCGTTGAAGTATCGTTTGCCCCCGCCCATTCAGTAA
- a CDS encoding ABC transporter permease → MTETAVLAEAGMPKRRPRRTAGPGRPAWTALVVVVAAVVAMPVLAVVLDGLGSLGNTAPPRNLAGMVFTTLVLMLGVAAGSLLVGGGLAWLVTAYRFPLRNIFVWLLVLPLAVPAYILGFVFLSVFDVSGPVQSALRTVFGADIWVPEVRSLPGAVLVMSLSLYPYVYLLARTALTEHASGTYDAARTLGAGRGRALRRVLLPLARPSLAAGMALVMMETLTDFATVQYFNVQTVSVGVYLVWKGTFNFHAATQLAVLVLLFAVAVLAGERLLRGRARYHRQGGRGQGLQPQRLDGGRGWGATALCAAAVSTGFLIPVFQLVGWAVGGAAKNPGFLADPRFGEYVVNTLLVAAATAAACVFLSVAVGQGVRLSGGRLVSSAAQVTTFGYAVPGAVVGIGVLISFAALDNALEAAGVPGGTGLLVTGSVLGILYAYVIRFLAPAYQAVDASFAKIPLTLTSSALSLGAAPWRVLARVHVPLARSGIAVALMLVAIDAVKELPIVLLLRPFGFTTASVWVYELARENFWEKASLPALVIVAAAVLPVLVLVRQARAVETEGKGRA, encoded by the coding sequence GTGACCGAAACGGCTGTCCTCGCTGAAGCGGGGATGCCGAAGCGCCGTCCACGCCGGACGGCCGGTCCCGGCCGTCCGGCGTGGACCGCCCTCGTCGTCGTGGTGGCTGCCGTTGTTGCCATGCCCGTGCTCGCGGTGGTCCTTGACGGCCTCGGCAGCCTGGGTAACACGGCGCCGCCCCGGAACCTTGCGGGGATGGTGTTTACAACCCTGGTCCTGATGCTTGGCGTGGCCGCGGGATCGCTGCTGGTGGGCGGCGGCCTGGCGTGGCTCGTCACCGCCTACAGATTCCCTTTGCGGAATATCTTCGTTTGGCTGCTGGTGCTGCCCCTCGCCGTGCCCGCCTATATCCTGGGCTTCGTTTTCCTGTCCGTATTCGACGTATCCGGGCCGGTACAGTCTGCCCTGAGAACTGTTTTCGGTGCGGATATCTGGGTCCCCGAAGTCCGCTCACTGCCGGGCGCGGTGCTGGTGATGTCGCTGTCCCTGTACCCCTACGTCTACCTGCTGGCACGCACCGCGCTGACTGAGCACGCCTCCGGCACCTATGACGCAGCGCGGACCCTCGGGGCAGGGCGTGGCAGGGCGCTGCGGCGGGTTCTGCTGCCCCTAGCCCGCCCGTCGCTGGCCGCGGGCATGGCCCTGGTGATGATGGAGACGCTGACCGACTTCGCAACCGTGCAGTACTTCAACGTACAGACCGTCTCCGTGGGTGTGTACCTGGTCTGGAAGGGCACCTTCAATTTCCACGCCGCCACCCAACTGGCCGTCCTGGTACTCCTGTTCGCAGTTGCCGTGCTGGCGGGCGAGCGCCTGCTCCGCGGCCGGGCCCGCTACCACCGGCAGGGCGGGCGGGGGCAGGGCCTGCAGCCACAGCGGCTCGACGGCGGACGCGGCTGGGGAGCAACCGCGCTTTGTGCGGCGGCCGTGAGTACAGGCTTCCTGATCCCCGTCTTCCAGCTAGTGGGATGGGCGGTTGGCGGAGCTGCCAAAAACCCAGGCTTCCTGGCGGATCCACGCTTCGGGGAATACGTCGTGAACACGCTCCTCGTGGCGGCGGCCACCGCGGCGGCCTGCGTGTTCCTTTCCGTGGCGGTAGGACAGGGTGTGCGCCTCAGTGGCGGAAGGCTCGTGTCCTCCGCGGCGCAGGTGACGACTTTCGGTTACGCGGTGCCGGGTGCCGTGGTGGGCATCGGCGTGCTCATCTCCTTCGCGGCACTGGATAACGCCCTGGAGGCTGCCGGGGTTCCCGGGGGCACCGGACTGCTCGTCACCGGTTCGGTGCTGGGCATCCTGTACGCCTACGTGATCCGCTTCCTCGCACCGGCGTACCAGGCGGTGGATGCAAGCTTCGCGAAAATTCCGTTGACCCTCACCTCTTCCGCCCTGAGCCTGGGTGCCGCCCCGTGGCGGGTCCTGGCGCGTGTGCACGTCCCCCTGGCCAGGTCCGGGATTGCTGTGGCCCTGATGCTGGTGGCGATCGACGCCGTCAAGGAGTTGCCCATCGTGCTGCTGCTGCGGCCCTTCGGATTCACCACCGCATCCGTGTGGGTCTATGAACTTGCGCGCGAAAACTTCTGGGAGAAGGCATCACTGCCCGCGCTGGTGATCGTGGCGGCCGCCGTCCTCCCCGTTCTCGTCCTTGTCAGGCAGGCCCGCGCCGTTGAAACCGAAGGGAAGGGCCGAGCATGA